From Sparus aurata chromosome 9, fSpaAur1.1, whole genome shotgun sequence, a single genomic window includes:
- the abcb11a gene encoding bile salt export pump, translating to MKNSAKFPIAAKDIDNGEKKKKEKRQSVGYFQLYRFATWKDTVMMVVGGLCALVHGAASPLMLLVYGMMTDTFVAYELEVQELRDPNKECNNNSIYWINGSIFETAENETVYCGVDIEAQMTMFAYYYIGIGLGVLIVSYFQIFFWVSAAARQIQRIRKTYFRKIMRMEIGWFDCNSVGELNTRISDDINKINNAIADQVSIFIERISTFVFGFMVGFIGGWKLTLVVVAVSPLIGIAAGLMATAVARLTGRELKAYAKAGAVADEVLSSIRTVAAFGGENKEAERYDGNLAEAQTWGVKKGTIIGVFQGYLWCIIFFCFALAFWYGSKLVIDTKELSPGSLIQVFFGVLMAAMNLGQASPCLEAFASGRAAAKTIFGTIDREPEIDCFSEEGHKLDKVKGDIEFHNVTSFYPSRPDVKILNDLSMQIKAGETTAFVGPSGSGKSTTIQLIQRFYDPMEGTVTLDGHDIRTLNIQWLRSLIGIVEQEPVLFATTIAENIRFGLPGVTMEDIIQATKEANAYNFIMDLPQKFDTLVGEGGGQMSGGQKQRIAIARALIRNPRILLLDMATSALDNESEAVVQEALDKVRTGRTTISIAHRLSTIRNADVIIGFEHGQAVEKGTHSELIERRGVYFTLVTLQNQGTSNTTKDVISEGQEDLEIKSRSSSFGSCASSKRSSVRLRSLSKLSSYSGTPLDSISITPVNLKHEVGPDEHVEPAPVARILKYNQPEWPYMLLGSLGAAVNGSVNPIYAILFSQILGTFAIPDLNEQREQINGICLLFCIVAVASFFSQFLQGFAFAKSGELLTRRLRKLGFQAMLRQEIGWFDDPRNSPGALTTRLATDASMVQGATGSQIGMIVNSLTNIGASFIIALYFSWKLTLVIMCFLPLIGLSGVFQAKMLTGFENQDKKAMEAAGQVSSEALANIRTIAGLAKESSFVESYEQKLELPYISAKKRAHIYGLYFGFSQCVIFMAYAASFRYGGYLVSSEGLQYMFVFRVISAVVISGTALGRASSFTPDYAKAKTAAAQFFKLLDRVPKISMSDTDGEKWDKFRGEIKFINCKFTYPTRPDIQVLNDLFVSVKPGQTLAFVGSSGCGKSTSVQLLERFYDPDEGRVLIDGHPSHRVNVPFLRSQIGIVSQEPVLFDCSIAENIQYGVNTCSVSMEEIVEAAKKAYLHDFVMTLPNKYETQVGAQGSQLSRGQKQRIAIARAIVRNPKILLLDEATSALDTESEKTVQSALDEARKGRTCIVIAHRLSTIQSADIIAVMSNGTVIEQGTHDELMAKRGAYYKLVTRGAPIS from the exons ATGAAGAACTCTGCCAAATTTCCAATAGCAGCCAAAG ACATCGATAATGG agagaagaagaaaaaagaaaaaaggcagagtGTTGGATACTTTCAGCTG TATCGATTTGCCACCTGGAAAGACACcgtgatgatggtggtggggGGTTTGTGCGCCCTCGTACACGGTGCAGCTTCACCTCTCATGCTTCTCGTGTATGGCATGATGACAGACACGTTTGTGGCTTATGAGCTTGAAGTCCAAGAACTGAGAGACCCGAACAAGGAATGCAACAACAACTCCATCTATTGGATAAATGGTTCCATATTTGAGACGGCTGAAAATGAGACGGTGTACTGTGG GGTGGATATTGAAGCACAGATGACCATGTTTGCATATTACTATATTGGAATTGGATTAGGAGTTCTGATTGTTAGTTATTTTCAG ATTTTCTTCTGGGTGTCAGCAGCTGCAAGACAAATTCAGAGAATAAGGAAGacttatttcagaaaaataatgCGGATGGAGATTGGATGGTTCGACTGCAACTCTGTTGGTGAACTGAACACGAGGATATCAGA TGATATCAACAAGATCAACAATGCCATTGCTGACCAGGTGTCTATCTTCATTGAGAGGATCTCTACATTTGTGTTTGGCTTCATGGTTGGATTCATTGGTGGGTGGAAGCTGACCTTGGTGGTTGTAGCGGTGAGCCCCCTGATTGGAATAGCTGCCGGACTTATGGCCACG gcTGTGGCCAGGCTGACAGGACGAGAGCTAAAGGCCTATGCAAAGGCGGGGGCAGTGGCTGACGAGGTCCTGTCGTCCATCAGAACGGTAGCAGCCTTCGGTGGGGAGAATAAAGAAGCTGAAAG ATATGATGGAAACCTTGCGGAAGCTCAGACCTGGGGTGTGAAAAAGGGAACCATCATAGGAGTTTTTCAAGGATACCTGTGGtgcatcattttcttttgtttcgcTCTGGCCTTTTGGTATGGATCAAAATTGGTCATTGACACAAAGGAGCTGTCTCCTGGTAGTCTCATTCAG GTGTTCTTTGGAGTACTCATGGCAGCTATGAACCTGGGTCAGGCCTCACCCTGCCTGGAGGCCTTTGCTTCTGGCCGTGCTGCAGCAAAGACCATTTTTGGCACAATTGATCGG GAACCAGAAATCGATTGTTTCTCTGAAGAAGGTCACAAATTAGACAAAGTAAAAGGCGACATTGAGTTTCATAACGTAACATCCTTCTACCCATCCCGTCCTGACGTCAAG ATCTTAAATGATCTGAGCATGCAGATCAAAGCAGGAGAAACTACTGCTTTTGTGGGACCGAGCGGATCCGGAAAGAGCACGACCATCCAACTCATCCAAAGGTTTTATGACCCAATGGAAGGAACG GTGACTTTGGACGGCCATGACATTCGTACTTTAAACATCCAGTGGCTCAGATCTCTCATCGGTATTGTTGAGCAGGAGCCGGTGCTGTTTGCTACAACCATTGCAGAAAACATCCGGTTTGGTCTACCTGGAGTAACAATGGAAGACATCATCCAGGCAACTAAAGAGGCTAATGCCTATAATTTTATTATGGACCTGCCACAG AAATTCGATACGCTGGTGGGAGAAGGTGGGGGACAGATGAGTGGAGGACAGAAGCAGAGGATTGCCATCGCTCGAGCTCTGATCCGAAACCCCAGGATCCTGCTGCTGGATATGGCCACATCTGCCTTAGACAATGAGAGTGAAGCAGTTGTCCAGGAGGCACTGGACAAG GTACGCACGGGCAGGACAACAATTTCCATCGCCCATCGTCTCTCCACAATAAGAAATGCAGATGTCATCATTGGTTTTGAGCATGGACAAGCCGTGGAGAAGGGAACACACAGCGAGCTGATCGAAAGGCGAGGAGTCTACTTCACTCTGGTCACTCTGCAGAATCAAGGCACATCCAACACAACTAAAG ATGTGATCAGTGAAGGTCAAGAAGATTTGGAAATAAAATCCAGGAGTTCTAGTTTTGGAAGTTGCGCCTCTAGTAAAAG GAGCTCTGTTCGACTGCGATCTCTGAGCAAACTGTCAAGTTATTCTGGCACACCGTTAGACAGCATCAGCATCACACCCGTTAATCTA AAACATGAGGTTGGTCCAGATGAACATGTTGAGCCCGCCCCAGTGGCACGTATCCTCAAGTACAACCAACCAGAGTGGCCCTACATGCTGCTGGGCTCGCTGGGAGCTGCTGTCAATGGCTCTGTCAACCCCATCTATGCTATCCTGTTCAGCCAAATCCTTGGG ACTTTTGCCATTCCTGACTTGAACGAACAGAGGGAGCAGATCAATGGGATATGTCTTCTGTTTTGCATTGTGGCTGTCGCTAGTTTCTTCTCCCAGTTTTTACAG GGATTTGCCTTTGCCAAGTCTGGGGAACTGCTGACCCGCCGTCTAAGGAAACTTGGTTTCCAGGCCATGTTGAGACAGGAGATCGGCTGGTTTGATGATCCCAGAAACAGCCCTGGAGCTTTGACCACCAGACTGGCCACAGATGCATCCATGGTCCAGGGG GCAACAGGATCCCAGATCGGCATGATCGTTAACTCGTTGACCAACATCGGAGCGTCTTTCATCATCGCTTTATACTTCAGTTGGAAGTTAACTCTGGTCATTATGTGCTTCCTGCCACTCATCGGGCTGTCCGGGGTTTTCCAAGCCAAAATGCTCACAGGGTTTGAAAATCAAGATAAAAAAGCCATGGAAGCAGCAGGTCAG GTATCCAGTGAGGCTCTTGCCAACATCAGGACGATTGCAGGCTTGGCTAAAGAGAGCTCATTTGTGGAATCATATGAGCAGAAACTCGAGCTTCCATATATATCGGCCAAGAAAAGAGCGCACATTTATGGGCTATATTTTGGTTTTTCCCAGTGTGTCATCTTCATGGCATATGCTGCTTCATTTAGATATGGAGGCTATCTCGTTAGCTCTGAGGGGTTAcaatacatgtttgttttcag AGTGATTTCAGCCGTAGTGATCAGTGGGACGGCACTTGGCAGAGCTTCCTCCTTCACTCCAGATTACGCCAAAGCCaagactgctgctgctcagtttttCAAACTTTTGGACCGTGTGCCAAAAATCAGCATGAGCGacacagatggagagaaatgg GATAAATTCAGAGGTGAAATAAAGTTCATCAACTGCAAGTTCACCTATCCAACTCGGCCAGATATCCAGGTGCTGAACGACCTGTTTGTGTCCGTGAAGCCTGGACAGACTTTGGCATTTGTTGGGAGCAGCGGCTGTGGAAAAAGCACCAGTGTTCAACTGTTGGAAAGGTTCTACGACCCTGATGAAGGACGAGTG ttgatTGATGGCCACCCATCTCACAGAGTCAATGTGCCCTTCCTAAGATCTCAGATTGGCATAGTGTCCCAGGAGCCAGTGTTGTTTGACTGCAGCATAGCGGAGAATATTCAGTATGGTGTTAACACATGCAGTGTCAGCATGGAAGAGATTGTTGAGGCTGCTAAGAAAGCCTACCTTCATGATTTTGTCATGACACTACCAAAT AAATATGAGACTCAGGTTGGTGCCCAGGGGTCTCAGCTGTCAAGAGGACAAAAACAACGCATCGCCATCGCCCGAGCCATTGTCAGAAACCCCAAGATCCTACTTCTAGATGAAGCTACCTCTGCCTTGGACACAGAGAGTGAAAAG ACTGTCCAGTCTGCACTGGATGAGGCCAGAAAAGGACGAACCTGCATCGTCATCGCTCACCGGCTCTCAACTATCCAATCTGCTGACATCATCGCGGTGATGTCAAATGGAACTGTCATAGAACAAGGCACACATGATGAACTCATGGCCAAGAGAGGCGCCTATTATAAACTGGTCACAAGGGGCGCACCTATCAGCTAG